The Prosthecobacter dejongeii genome contains a region encoding:
- a CDS encoding sialate O-acetylesterase yields the protein MRTLALTSLLAALAFSARAEIKLPAIIGDNMVLQQKQANPIWGWDTPGTDVTVTFAGQTKTAKAGADGKWTVKLDAVPANAQPATLGIKGTNTRELKNVLVGEVWICSGQSNMQWSVNASWDADLEIATAKYPNIRLISVPQVGTQEPQQDFKGQWVECSPQTVGPFSAVGYFYGRVLHRMLDVPVGLINNAWGGSAAEAWVRRDELEKDARFKGLMENTVKTEAAMNSEKAKKDYEVALAKWKTQADEAKKAGQPIPRQPSSPQSWLTGNARPGNIYNGVLLPTIGYGIKGAIWYQGESNAGRAYEYGSLFPFMIEHWRKEWKQGDFPFYWVQLADFMPEVPTPGDSAWAELRESQTKTQNAIKNGGQAVIIDLGEANDIHPKNKRDVAERLARHALVKDYGFKLPYRSPEYKSVAIAGNKAIVTLDTFGSTLRTVDVSEVKGFAICGEDKKWVWATAKIVGGDKVEVTAAEVAKPVAVRYAWANNPVCNLLSVEGLPVTPFRTDDFPMTTKPKE from the coding sequence ATGCGCACACTCGCACTCACCTCACTCCTCGCTGCCTTGGCCTTTTCGGCTCGGGCGGAAATCAAACTACCCGCCATCATTGGCGATAACATGGTCCTGCAGCAAAAGCAGGCCAACCCCATCTGGGGCTGGGATACGCCCGGCACGGATGTGACCGTGACCTTTGCAGGCCAGACCAAGACCGCCAAAGCAGGCGCGGATGGCAAATGGACCGTGAAGCTGGATGCGGTACCTGCCAATGCGCAGCCTGCCACCCTCGGCATCAAAGGCACCAATACCCGCGAGCTGAAAAACGTCCTCGTGGGTGAGGTGTGGATCTGCTCCGGCCAGTCCAACATGCAGTGGAGCGTGAACGCCTCCTGGGATGCAGACCTAGAAATCGCCACGGCGAAATACCCGAACATCCGCCTCATCTCCGTGCCACAAGTGGGCACTCAAGAGCCCCAGCAGGACTTCAAAGGCCAGTGGGTAGAGTGCTCCCCACAGACCGTGGGCCCGTTCAGCGCGGTCGGTTATTTCTATGGTCGCGTCCTGCATCGCATGCTGGATGTGCCCGTGGGCCTGATCAACAACGCCTGGGGTGGCAGCGCTGCCGAAGCCTGGGTACGGCGTGATGAATTGGAGAAAGACGCACGCTTCAAAGGCCTCATGGAAAACACCGTGAAGACGGAAGCCGCCATGAACTCTGAGAAGGCCAAAAAGGATTACGAAGTGGCTCTGGCTAAATGGAAGACCCAGGCCGACGAAGCCAAAAAAGCTGGCCAACCTATTCCTCGCCAGCCCAGTTCCCCTCAAAGCTGGCTCACGGGCAATGCCCGCCCTGGAAACATCTACAACGGCGTGCTGCTGCCCACCATCGGCTATGGCATCAAAGGGGCTATCTGGTACCAGGGCGAGTCCAATGCCGGACGCGCCTATGAATACGGCTCTCTCTTCCCGTTCATGATTGAGCATTGGCGCAAAGAGTGGAAACAGGGTGATTTCCCCTTCTACTGGGTGCAGTTGGCTGACTTCATGCCTGAAGTACCCACCCCTGGCGACAGTGCCTGGGCTGAACTGCGCGAAAGCCAGACCAAGACCCAGAACGCCATCAAAAACGGTGGCCAGGCCGTCATCATTGATCTCGGCGAAGCCAACGACATTCACCCGAAAAACAAACGTGACGTGGCCGAGCGTCTCGCCCGCCACGCTCTGGTGAAGGACTACGGCTTCAAGCTGCCCTACCGCAGCCCCGAATACAAATCCGTGGCCATTGCAGGCAACAAAGCCATCGTCACTCTGGACACCTTCGGCTCCACCTTGCGCACCGTGGACGTGAGCGAGGTCAAAGGTTTTGCCATCTGTGGCGAAGACAAGAAGTGGGTGTGGGCCACCGCCAAAATCGTGGGCGGTGACAAAGTGGAAGTGACCGCCGCGGAAGTAGCCAAGCCAGTGGCCGTCCGTTATGCCTGGGCCAACAACCCCGTGTGCAACCTCCTCAGTGTCGAAGGTCTCCCTGTGACCCCCTTCCGCACGGATGACTTCCCGATGACCACGAAACCGAAGGAATAA
- a CDS encoding SMP-30/gluconolactonase/LRE family protein encodes MKKCLLLPFLSLTAAFAAEPVPEFKGSIERLDPALDKLIAPDAKIEVLATGFNWSEGPVWKDGQLLFSDVPENTVFGWKEGDASATTVLKPSGSLSGDGQGSNGLAVDAKGSLILCQHGERRIARLEKDGSFTSLADKFEGKRFNSPNDLVIAKSGSLFFTDPPYGMKKGTPQDAPYHGIYRLDTDGKVSLIIQDILWPNGIALSPDEKTLYIAVSDKDDTRLMAYDLQADGSVKNGRLFFHAHPLKSAERKGGCDGMKVDTLGNVWTTGPGGVLIISPEGKHLGTILTGQNTGNCAWGGPEKDVMYVTADMFLVRVKTQVKGL; translated from the coding sequence ATGAAAAAATGCCTCCTGCTTCCCTTTTTGAGCCTCACGGCTGCCTTCGCTGCTGAACCCGTGCCTGAGTTCAAAGGCAGCATCGAGAGGCTAGACCCTGCCCTGGATAAACTCATCGCCCCAGACGCAAAGATCGAAGTATTGGCCACAGGTTTCAACTGGTCCGAAGGCCCCGTGTGGAAAGACGGCCAGCTCCTCTTTTCCGATGTACCCGAAAACACCGTCTTCGGCTGGAAAGAAGGCGATGCCAGCGCTACCACCGTCCTCAAACCCAGCGGCAGCCTCAGTGGCGATGGCCAGGGCTCCAACGGCCTCGCGGTGGATGCCAAGGGCAGCCTCATCCTCTGTCAGCATGGCGAGCGCAGAATCGCAAGACTGGAGAAAGACGGCAGTTTCACCTCTCTGGCAGACAAGTTTGAGGGCAAACGTTTCAACAGCCCCAATGACCTCGTCATCGCCAAAAGCGGCAGCCTTTTCTTCACCGATCCTCCTTATGGCATGAAGAAAGGCACCCCCCAGGATGCCCCCTATCACGGCATCTACCGCCTGGATACCGATGGCAAAGTCAGCCTCATCATCCAGGACATCCTCTGGCCGAATGGCATCGCCCTCAGCCCCGATGAAAAGACCCTCTACATCGCCGTTTCCGACAAGGATGACACCCGCCTCATGGCCTATGATCTCCAGGCCGATGGCAGTGTGAAAAATGGGCGCCTCTTCTTCCACGCTCATCCCCTGAAGTCCGCTGAGCGGAAAGGCGGTTGCGATGGCATGAAGGTGGATACCCTGGGCAACGTCTGGACCACCGGCCCCGGCGGCGTGCTGATCATCAGCCCTGAAGGCAAACACCTGGGCACCATCCTTACTGGCCAAAACACCGGCAACTGCGCCTGGGGCGGTCCCGAAAAAGACGTCATGTACGTCACCGCAGACATGTTCCTGGTGCGCGTGAAGACGCAGGTCAAAGGCTTGTAG
- a CDS encoding amidohydrolase, with protein MRFLACCLCLTVSLHAAPDLILHHGRVITVDEAFRYAEAVAVEAGRIVAVGGNDEVLALKGETTQLLDLGGKSLLPGLMDSHVHPAAAMTEFDHEIPTMETIAEVLTYIRTRVAASQPGDLIGLRQIFITRLEERRYPTRAELDKVAPENPVVFSTGPDAMCNSLALKLGKIDRDFKLPEGHPGKVEKDAAGEPTGLLRGFAPTIKAPRKEKSPSAEDTHRRTLELFRDYASVGLTTIADRNSSSSLLSLYQKMRDQKELPVRVRVSMGLNAMSLWPAMVKSMEEIIQHPLTKPNVELQIIGTKVFLDGGMLTGSSLMSQPWGVSEAYGISDPTYRGEQKIPTDRLRQMVAKITGVGLQFTAHSVGDAAVAMLLGVYEDADRDGSIRGSRSSVTHCNFMQPESIALAAKLGVCVDLQPIWLHMDGRTLTGHFGEERMKHFQPLRACFDQKVIVGGGSDHMQKIGSFRSVNPYNPWLGMWTAVTRQARKLDRPVHLENALTREEALRLYTTNNAYLLKLETETGSIKKGRLADLILVDRDPLTCPLEDLPQTVVLKTWLGGKVVFEK; from the coding sequence ATGCGATTCCTTGCCTGCTGCCTGTGCCTCACGGTTTCTCTTCACGCTGCTCCTGACCTGATTCTGCATCATGGCCGTGTCATCACGGTGGATGAAGCCTTTCGCTATGCCGAAGCGGTGGCTGTGGAGGCCGGGCGCATCGTCGCGGTGGGTGGCAATGACGAGGTGCTGGCGCTGAAGGGTGAAACGACGCAGCTCCTGGATCTGGGTGGCAAGAGCTTGCTGCCGGGTCTCATGGATTCGCATGTGCATCCGGCTGCGGCGATGACGGAGTTTGACCACGAGATTCCGACCATGGAAACCATCGCCGAGGTGCTGACCTACATCCGCACGCGTGTGGCGGCCTCCCAGCCGGGCGACCTCATCGGCCTCCGGCAGATTTTCATCACGCGTTTGGAAGAGCGCCGTTACCCGACGCGGGCTGAACTGGACAAAGTAGCTCCAGAAAATCCCGTGGTCTTTTCCACCGGGCCAGATGCCATGTGCAACAGTCTGGCGCTGAAGCTGGGTAAGATTGATCGTGACTTCAAGCTGCCGGAGGGCCACCCCGGTAAGGTCGAGAAGGATGCCGCAGGCGAACCCACGGGCCTGCTGCGTGGCTTTGCGCCGACGATCAAAGCCCCGCGCAAAGAGAAGTCTCCCTCCGCTGAGGATACTCATCGGCGCACGCTCGAACTGTTCCGTGATTATGCCTCGGTGGGCCTAACCACGATTGCGGACCGAAACTCCAGCTCCAGCCTGCTTTCGCTCTACCAAAAGATGCGGGATCAAAAAGAGCTGCCTGTGCGGGTGCGTGTCTCCATGGGTCTGAATGCGATGAGTCTCTGGCCGGCGATGGTGAAGTCCATGGAGGAGATCATCCAGCATCCACTGACGAAGCCGAATGTGGAGCTGCAAATCATTGGCACGAAGGTGTTTCTGGATGGCGGTATGCTGACGGGCAGCTCATTGATGAGCCAGCCCTGGGGCGTGAGTGAGGCCTATGGCATCAGCGATCCGACTTACCGCGGAGAGCAAAAGATCCCGACGGATCGCCTGCGCCAAATGGTGGCGAAGATCACCGGGGTGGGCCTGCAATTCACCGCGCATTCCGTCGGGGATGCTGCCGTGGCGATGCTGCTGGGCGTGTATGAAGACGCGGACCGTGATGGATCCATCCGTGGCAGCCGCAGCAGCGTCACGCATTGTAATTTCATGCAGCCTGAATCCATCGCTCTAGCGGCGAAGCTGGGCGTGTGTGTGGATTTGCAACCCATCTGGTTGCACATGGATGGCCGCACTTTGACGGGCCATTTTGGTGAGGAAAGGATGAAACATTTCCAGCCCTTGCGTGCCTGTTTTGATCAAAAGGTCATCGTCGGTGGTGGCAGTGACCACATGCAAAAGATCGGCTCCTTTCGCAGTGTGAACCCCTACAATCCTTGGCTGGGCATGTGGACGGCGGTCACGCGCCAAGCTCGCAAACTGGACCGTCCCGTGCACCTCGAAAATGCCCTCACACGGGAAGAGGCACTGCGCCTTTACACGACCAACAATGCCTATCTGCTGAAGCTGGAGACAGAGACTGGCTCCATCAAAAAGGGCAGGCTGGCAGATCTGATCCTGGTGGATCGAGATCCGCTCACCTGCCCCCTTGAAGACCTCCCGCAGACGGTCGTTTTGAAAACTTGGTTAGGCGGGAAAGTGGTGTTTGAGAAGTAA
- a CDS encoding antitoxin: MTRTQIQLPDELYRRAKALAEQKELSLAEIARRGIELFLARFPQPIAEPQKWVLPKVSAGRALVPLDKLRDISSEEESMRGLDQS; this comes from the coding sequence ATGACGCGTACGCAAATCCAGCTTCCCGATGAGCTTTATCGCCGGGCCAAAGCTTTGGCAGAGCAGAAAGAGCTTTCTTTAGCCGAGATTGCTAGACGTGGAATTGAGCTGTTTTTAGCTCGGTTCCCACAGCCGATAGCCGAGCCTCAAAAATGGGTTCTGCCCAAGGTATCTGCGGGTCGCGCCCTGGTTCCTCTGGACAAACTTAGAGACATTTCCAGTGAGGAAGAATCCATGCGAGGTCTCGATCAGTCATGA
- a CDS encoding PIN domain-containing protein: MIALDTNILLPAVNPDHPDHAKAFLFVMGLQDRDEVAISEFVLVELYGLLRNPVVLLKPLDAPEAVAVCEAFRCHPRWQILGFPPDSKVFHDLYWPHLRMKNFARRKAFDLRIALSLTLQGVTEFATVNLKDFEGMGFKRVWNPLEE, translated from the coding sequence ATGATTGCTCTCGACACGAATATTTTGCTACCAGCTGTCAATCCAGACCACCCAGATCATGCGAAGGCGTTTTTGTTTGTGATGGGTTTACAAGATCGTGATGAGGTGGCTATCTCGGAGTTCGTTTTAGTCGAACTCTACGGATTGTTACGAAATCCAGTGGTGCTTCTCAAGCCTTTAGATGCTCCCGAAGCAGTGGCTGTTTGTGAGGCTTTTCGCTGTCACCCGCGATGGCAAATCTTGGGTTTTCCTCCGGACAGTAAGGTGTTTCATGACCTTTATTGGCCGCACCTAAGAATGAAAAATTTTGCGCGACGAAAAGCTTTTGATTTGAGAATCGCGCTGTCGCTCACTCTTCAAGGAGTCACGGAGTTTGCTACCGTGAACTTGAAGGACTTTGAAGGGATGGGCTTTAAGCGCGTCTGGAATCCTCTCGAAGAATAA
- a CDS encoding class I SAM-dependent methyltransferase → MTPLTSILQDTLAASSEARLTFAEVMQAALYHPEHGYYGPGPRRIGRSGDFYTAVSVGPLYGRLLGNLAQQVQAELGNPADFAVIEQAAHDGQLAEDVLSTTEFSYWIVEPNPRYEAVQRQRLVPFGERVRWVSSLADLPAIPALFLSNELPDAMPVHLVQWDGEVWQELWVQAEGAALTFVPGPLSSETLAVESARLPCDLPVGYTTEVNLAALAWMQEVAEAPFHGVVYIADYGFDDQELYAPERTTGTLRRYQKHQTDDRVLEDLGECDLTTHVNFNRLSEVAESRGMTVRDYELQGRFLGKLGLPVLAALEGRMDAATKALLRQYHSLTHPAFMGRSFRILSLNKGAGAR, encoded by the coding sequence ATGACCCCGCTGACAAGCATTTTGCAAGACACTCTGGCCGCCTCGTCCGAGGCGCGGCTGACCTTTGCCGAAGTGATGCAGGCAGCGCTCTACCACCCGGAGCACGGGTACTATGGTCCTGGCCCGAGGCGCATTGGCCGCAGTGGAGATTTTTACACGGCTGTCTCCGTGGGGCCTCTGTACGGTCGCCTTTTGGGGAATTTGGCGCAGCAGGTGCAGGCAGAACTGGGAAACCCGGCGGATTTTGCCGTGATCGAACAGGCCGCGCACGATGGGCAACTGGCCGAGGATGTGTTGTCCACCACCGAGTTTTCCTACTGGATTGTCGAGCCGAATCCGCGCTATGAAGCGGTGCAGCGGCAGCGGCTCGTGCCATTTGGCGAAAGGGTCCGTTGGGTCTCATCTCTCGCGGATTTGCCTGCTATCCCGGCCCTATTCCTCAGCAATGAACTGCCGGATGCCATGCCCGTCCACCTCGTCCAGTGGGATGGCGAGGTATGGCAGGAACTCTGGGTGCAGGCGGAAGGGGCGGCTCTGACCTTTGTGCCGGGGCCACTTTCATCGGAGACACTGGCGGTGGAAAGTGCTCGGCTGCCATGTGACCTGCCTGTAGGCTACACCACCGAGGTGAATCTGGCGGCGCTGGCCTGGATGCAGGAAGTGGCGGAGGCTCCGTTTCACGGAGTGGTTTACATCGCCGATTATGGTTTTGACGACCAGGAGCTGTATGCTCCCGAGCGCACGACGGGCACGCTGCGTCGCTACCAAAAACATCAGACGGATGATCGGGTGCTGGAAGACTTGGGCGAGTGTGATCTGACCACGCATGTCAATTTCAACCGCTTGAGTGAGGTGGCTGAATCGCGTGGGATGACAGTTCGAGATTATGAGCTGCAAGGTCGCTTCCTGGGCAAGCTGGGCCTGCCCGTGCTGGCCGCGCTGGAGGGCCGCATGGATGCTGCCACCAAGGCACTTTTGCGGCAGTATCATTCCCTGACGCACCCGGCCTTCATGGGGCGTTCGTTTCGCATCTTGAGCCTGAATAAAGGGGCTGGGGCGAGGTAG